The following DNA comes from Neovison vison isolate M4711 chromosome 13, ASM_NN_V1, whole genome shotgun sequence.
GATTGACCTCAAGTGGCGCGCTCTGCGGCCCGCTGCCCGCGCGCGGCTTCCCAAACACCGAGGACATGGTGAGGCTACTAAGAGGGACACGGGTAGTCAGTAGGAGAGCCCTGAGCAGCGTGCCCGCCCGTCGGGACCCAGCAGAACGAATCGGGGGATCCCCTCGCGCTCGCGGGCTCGGCCCCGTCGATGTCCTCGGCCGGGGCCCTGGCGTCGAGCGCCAAGCGGGCTACGTTCCCGCGGCCCGGCCCAGCCCGGCCAGGAGGAGGAGCCGGCGGAGGCCGGCGGGCGGGGCCGCCCGGAGAGCGGCAACGCTCCTTGTAAGGGCTGCTGGAGCCCCCCGCGGGGCCTGCTCATCCCCGCTCCCCACCCTGGGACGGAGCCGACCGGCCGCGCACCCCACAGCTAGCTCCGCCTCGAGGGCCGGGCACTGTCACCTCCCGGGGCTCCCCCGGACTCTGCAAGGAAGGACAAAGACCGGAGAGGTGGCCCTGGGTAGGGGGCTAGAGGGGAGGGATGTTTCCAGCCTTATCTGAGCCTCGGCTCAATCTCTTACCACCTGGAAGAAAATTcactccttcctttgttctaccaAGCTGACCCCACCCGCCTCCTCCTCCGGGAAGCCTTCCTGGTTCAACTCCCAGCTTTGGCCTTTCTCTAGATCACAGTTAAAACCAGCTCACCCCTGGCACAACACTTCCCCCACCACATTAGGCTGCTCTTCTGTATGGGGACTCAGGGATCACTGCAACCCCCAGGCAGAACCCTGGCTCCTAGGAAGGAGCCTTAACCAACATTTCATGGTCAGTATGGGTCCAGCTTCAAGAAACTTAACCCATCCTGGATTAGTTTTCTCATGCGAGCTAATGAGTTGCATGTGTTTGACGCCTAGTGTGCAAATGGGGCATTTGATTCTAAAACCTGGTATTCTCTCTTGCCTATAATGATTCCAGGATTGCTGGACaagcctgggaggggtcacctgTCATTTTGGGGGTGACCCAGGGTAAATCTGGTCATGATGGACTCAGAGCAAAGGGAAATTCAGACACTTAGGGTCTAGTGCCAGCTCTTCACgaggtgaccctgggcaagtcacctcACTTCTTTGAGCATTGGTGTCACCATCTATAGTActaaaggaaggggaaaataaatccaaaattcCATGATGTGATTCAGGCCTAACAGAGAGTGACACAACACCAGTCTGAGTACTTTCTAGAAGCCAGTGGAACCTCTCTTTTGAAATATACTTCATGGCTAGAGTGGGGCGGGGGTAGGGTATGGGAGTCTCAGAGACCTCTTATAGcagcccttctccctcccacccccctctccaactccccctccttACCCCAGTTAATCTACTCACccacaggaaaaagaaaccatGGAAAGCCAGATCAACAGGCAGAGTCTGGGGTCAGAGCCTCATGGTACTAACTTCTCAACcaggaaggaaaattattttcacgCATAGGACTTGAATACTGACTCAGCCTAATTGTATTTGTAGGAGATAATGCTAAGCCAGCTGTGTTATTAAGACTGTAAAGTGTTGGGAAAAATCTGTTTAGATTACACCCTCAGGCCAGAATCACTCACGGAGCTAATAGCCAAGGGTTTTCCTTTGAGTTGTAGATGGGAAAAAAGTGGCAATCAAGTTCCAGCCACCTTCCTGGGCTGGCCCCAGTCTTGTGAGGACAGACTGGTTCTGAATGGGGTTTGTTGGGAGAGAACCAATCACATCAGAGAACTCCTGGAGAGAGGGTAAGCTGTGGAGCTCTCTGTAGGCCCAATTGGGTATAAATTTGGGCTCTGTTATAGCCCTGTTTGTGTGAGGCTAAGACCAGCCAGTAGATGGGCACTGCAAAGAGGTAGGTTCGAGCTTCGTGTGAACCATCTGAGCTGTCCCTAGTTACaagagattgttttttagagGAAGTGAACCTTCCAACACTGAAGGCAACCAAGGAGGTGACCACTTCAAAGAGGTGTTGTAAGGAGACTCCATCATAACTTGCAGGATAGGAAGAGATCTCTGACCTCTCATCTAGGTCAGAGATTTAACCTAGCTGCCAGCTGGTTACTCAGGCCCTTGGCCTTGACTGCTAAGTGCCCAAGGTCTGCCCCTCTTATGAGGCTTGGGAGGAAAACAGTGCCAGTCTCACAACTGCAACCAGTCCCTTTCCCCAACCTCTGTCTCCTCGTCTGGGCTGCTTATCCACCTGGAAGCACCCATTGTGGACTGGAAAGACCTTTAGAATCAGCCACTTACTGTCAGACCATGGAATAAGCTACTTTGCTCTTCTGGGGCTCagttcctcatctttaaaataggggTAATATTAAGGGTTAGAAGAGATGATATGAAAGGGTCCCACCCAGAGTTTGGCCCATGGcccaaaaaagcaaaatgatagTTTCCTCCACTCCCCCGGACATGAATAGCACATACTTCTCAACCACCAAGAAGCCACAATTGTTTAGCAACCAGTAGTTTGGACACTGAAAGTCAAGAGAGGTTATTCTGCAAGAGCAAGTAGCCCAACCCTCCTTATCCCCTACCCCCAATCTTCAGGGCTCTTATGAGGAGCCCTGAGGCATTCAAAATGAAGACGATGTGGCACCTGGCCCAGCAGTGAACTTGCAACAGGTGTTCAATTGGTGTCTGAAGTGAATGAGTAGGACGTGTACAGGTCTGATTGGTGGGGCCTGTGATGATTTCCAGATGCCAGGTCCTACACTTGCCACCCACCCCGCAAGCACCACTTCGACATAAAGCTAAGCTTTGGGGAGCCCTGTGTGATGTCGTCACTGTATTCCATATTGTGGAGACACAATATGACAAGCCCTTCTGTGGCTGTTCAGTGATAAAGTCAGGTGTCAGCACTAAACAGAACCTTAGATGTCAGATCCAAGctccactttatagatgaagaactgaggcctggagaggctgGATGGCTTTTGCACATCAGTGGTAGTACCAGCATTAGAGCCAGGCAGGAATCCTGACTCCTGGTCCAGTGTTCTTCCTCAAACCTGGCAAGCTCCTCGCTATGCTGTGTGCAGAAACACTGCCATGGGTGGCAAAGCCAGGAGTCCACCATGAGGCCCGGGGCATCTAGGGGCTGTGTCTCCTTTATCAGACTACAGGCTCTTTGGGGACAGGAGTTGTGTCTCCTTTATCACACTGGAGACTCCCACTTAGGTTAGGGTCCAGGAGTCCACTTAACAGACCCCTCACTGTGTGCCAATCACTGTGGATAGAGAGATGAACAAAGCTGGGTATGTGCTCTAGAAAGGCTCAGAGTCTGACACAGACACAGTCTCCCTTTCCTTGCTCCCACCCTGAACATCACCCAGTATGGGGGTGCAAAGTGGTGAGAGGGAGGTTGGTGTGAGGTCAGGCAGAGCCTGGGAACTCCGTGGGCTGCCCATAGCCAGGATAGTTCCTCATCCTCTCCAAGTCCCAGAGGGATGCTCACTGCCTGGGTAGAGGAAACTCACACCAGCTGCAGACAACACCCCACTGGGGCCTTGGAAGCAGGGCCAAAGGGCTGGTCCTCTGCCCAGCCTTGGAACCATAAACCCCCACCTTCCCTGACCCCTTCCCCAGTGCTTGGCTACTGAGGGTCAGTGCTGGGTGTGTGCACAATGTCCCAAACCACTGAAGCCAGGGCTGGACTTGTGAAAAACTGGCACTGGGAGCCAGCTTCGGCCAGGAAGAGCTGCTCTCCTTCCACTCCTCTGAAGAGAGGGCCAGGCACTGGTTCTATTTGTTGTGTCTTCCAGGTACCAGCTGCCTGAAGCAGACCATTTGGGAGGAAACTCTCTCCCCAGGGAtcagcccctccccaaccctgttCCTTAGCTTGGGCCTGGCAGGAGGCACTTGTTTCCCTGCCCTAAGAAAAGGCTAGtactgggctggagactgggcaGCAGACAGGGTTCAAGCCAATCCCACATCTtcattcataaaaagaaaaagtccatgCCATCTCTGGGACtctcttttcctcatctgtgaaatgggaacagtCAGACACCTTCTCCCTATCCCCTGGGGCCACCAGCAAGGACAGAATCAGGACTCGGCACTGCAGAGTCCACTTTCCTCCAAGAGAGGGACTGTCATGCTTTCGGCCAGTGTTTGGCCTTAGGGAAGAAAAGAGGCTGGCAGAGGGCCTGGGATAGTATTTGTGAggactcctgcccacccccctctATCTCCTCCTACTCTTCCTGTCTAGTCCCTGGGGCAGAGTGTCCTGGATATTTCTGGCTGCCTCCTCCAGGCCTTTGGCTTCCCAGGCTCACACAAGTGGTCCCCATATCCCAGCCCTGCTTTGATGGAGTGAACTGGGTGGGAGTTCCTGGCAGAAGAGGCAAATCTGTGTCAGGTCTGCAGTCTGCAGATTCATATGTGAGgatctgtgcatgtgtgtttgtgtcctagGGGTGATAAAATTTCCCCTGCTGCTTCCCAACTCTGGCTTTGCCATTGTAAGCCACTCCATCCCCCTCAAGAAAGCCTGTAGTTGAACACGATGTCCCGAATGGCAGATAGCATCCTACACaggtctgggcctcagtttttcccccataGAATAAGATGGCAGGAAAAAGTCACTAAGCTCTTTTCCACCTGACATTTTGGAACCCAAAGTCTCGGTTGGTCACTCAGGAAAGTTCTCTACAATAGGGAAAATACCCTGGGGTGAGGAGCAGGAGGCCTGGGGCTGTCTGTCCCAAGTTATGTGACTCTGGGCAATTCCCTTTTTGGTCCTCTACTGTAAATGAAGGGGTAAAACCATATGAACCTGAAGTTCCTTCTAGTTATGATCTCCTGGCAAGAGGTGAATAGCCAGCCTTTGTAGCACAGACAGGATGCAGAGCACAGTGGTTAGGGCCACATGCTCTACAGTGTAGCCAGTCTTAGCTCTGCCACTCTctggccatgtgaccttgggcatgtgaCTAAACTCCTGGTGCCTTCCTTAGTCTTTTCATCCATGGAAACTCATAGTGTTTCTGTAAGCAATACATGGGTAACCATctagtaaatgaagaaaaaaatgacagtatcTATTCATAGGCTTATTCTAAGGACCATAGAAGTCGAAGTGCTTACAAAAGTGCCTGACACAATGCAAGTTCAgcgttagctattattatttcaagAAACCCTTCCCCTTCCCATCTATAGACATGCAATCCCCTCAGCAGCCCCACTGACCCTTTCCCAAGGTCCAGAACTAGACAGcaatggatggatgagtggggaGTAGACATCAGCTTCTCATTCCCAAACCAAGTCAAGGAGTACTTTCACATGGAGAGAGTTATTGGACGTTGACGGGCTACGCTCCAGGAAATCAAGGCTGAAAAGATTAAACTAGCTCAGAGTCAGGGGCAGAGGTTCAAGCCAAATTAGAACCTGTtccatagggtgcctgggtggctcaactggttaaacacagactcttgattttggctcctgcagatcctgatttcagggtcatgagattgagtcccccACTGGGTTCCGACCTCGGTGCCAGCCGGCTTGAGTTGCCATTCCCCTATGTTCagtacattctttctctcttaaacaaacaagcaaacaaacaaataaaatctttagaacatGCTCCAGACCCAGCCTGGTCCACTCTATCTtgctctacctctccctctccccccgaaGCCCCCGTGCCCAAgtacctccccaccccaccccaggaacCAACGGGCTGGGCCAGGTATGAATCCTGTCCTTGCTTCTTCGCAGTTGAATGACCTTGGACAATTCAtgtaatttctctgagcctcatttcaaACACTTCTATGGATATTGCCTCAATACCATGAAAAGGGTGTTATTATTGGTCACATTCTGAGGAGACAAGGTCAGAGTTAGGATTCTTGCACAAGCACACACAGCCGCTTTAGTGCAGGTTAAATGGGGAAATCTTTGCAAGCGGCCCTCACAGTGCTCCGCATGCAATCGGTACTCAATACGGGGTCACTACTGTTTCTATTTCCCATACGGAAGTGAGTGACCCTGCACGGCTCCCGATGCCCGCGGGCCCACAGCCATCCAGCTTGCCGGCCACCACATCACATGAGCCGTACTATCTTTAGCCAGGGAGATATTTATATCCCCCGGGAAGTTTCTTCCGCTCCGGGGGGAGCCCCAGAGTCTGTGGCCGCTGAATCCAAGCCCCCCGGCGGCGGCCCCTGCCCTTCCGGGTCGCCATGCCACGGGCCCCAGAGGCCCCCACGGTGCAGGTGCGGGTGGACGACCAGCTCTTTCAAGCCGAGCGGGCCCTGCTGGTGGAGCACTGCGGCTTCTTCCGCGGTCTCTTCCGCTCCGGCATGCTGGAGACGCGCGCGGCCGAGGTGCGCCTGGGCGCGCTGAGCGCCGCCGGCTTCCACACCACGCTGCAGGTGCTGCGCGGCGAGCGGCCGGCGCTGGCGGCCGACGAGGAGCTGCTGCAGGCCGTGGAGTGCGCCGCCTTTCTGCAGGCGCCGGCGCTGGCGCGCTTCCTGGAGTACAGCCTCACGTCGGACAACTGCGCGCTGCTGTGCGACGCGGCCGCAGTCTTCGGCCTGCACGACGTGTTCCACAGCGCCGCGCTCTTCATCCGCGATGGCGGGCGCGAGCTGGCGGCCGAGCTAGCGCTGCCCGAGGCCCGCGCCTACGTGGCGGCGCTGCGGCCCAGCAGCTACGTGGCCGTGAGCACGCACACGCCGGCgccaggcttcctggaggacgCGTCCCGCACGGTGTGCTACCTGGACGAGGAGGAGGACACGTGGCGCACGCTGGCCGCGCTGCCCCTGGAGGCCAGCACACTGCTGGCGGGCGTGGCCACGCTGGGCAACAAGCTGTACATCGTGGGCGGCGTGCGGGGTGCCAGCAAGGAGGTGGCGGAGCTGGGCTTCTGCTACGACCCAGAGGGAGGCACGTGGCGCGAGTTCCCCAGCCCGCACCAGCCGCGCTATGACCTGGCGCTGGCCGGCTTTGACGGCCGACTCTATGCCATCGGCGGCGAGTTCCAGAGGACGCCCATGAGCTCTGTGGAGAGCTATGACCCAGCCGCGGGCTGCTGGAGCTTCGTGGCCGACCTGCCCCAGCCGGCCGCGGGCGTGCCCTGCGCCCAGGCGCGTGGCCGCCTCTTCGTGTGTCTGTGGCGGCCGGCCGACACCACGGCTGTGGTGGAGTACGCTGTGAAGGCGGACACGTGGCTGCAGGTGGCCGAGCTGCGGCGTCCGCAGAGCTACGGTCACTGCATGGTGGCCCACCGTGACAGCCTCTACGTGGTGCGCAACGGACCTAAAGACGACTTCCTCCACTGCGCCATCGACTGCCTCAACCTGGCTACCGGCCAGTGGACCGCACTGCCTGGCCAGTTTGTCAACAGCAAGGGAGCGCTCTTCACGGCAGTGGTGCGCGGCGACACAGTCTATACGGTCAATCGCATGTTTACGTTGCTCTATGCCATCGAGGGTGACACCTGGAGGCTGCTCAGGGAGAAGGCCGGCTTCCCAAGGCCGGGGTCCTTGCAGACCTTCCTCCTTAGGCTTCCTCCTGGCACTCCCGGGCCTGTGGCCCCAACAACACCAGAACTGTGATCCTGAGTTGGCCTTTAGGAGGGGCTATCCCAGTCTTCGCTGAGCCATGGCTGAGTCTATAAGGCTGTGTTTAAGGCTGGCCCTTCGAAGCTGCTTGGAACTTCTGTCTCCCTGGTTGAGACATGCAGGTCTTGGGCCTTGTGATGATATGAACATGTCCAAGAAATTCAGAGAGTAACAATGGGGCTGGGGTCTGAGCCTTCAAATTACTTGGGCTCTGCTGAGAGGTGGTAGGTCACAATGCCAGTGGACTGGGTTGGGGGGTAGGATTTCAATAATCCAGGCTTGTGTCTGAATGGGCCAATAATTGAGCATTACTAGTGAGTTAAGTGATGTTAAGTGATTGAGTTAAGTGATGTTAATCAAACTGCCAGTCAGTTGGCAAGAATcaggcacctactgtgtgtcttGTACAGTGCTAGGCCTAAGGTCACTGTAGTTGCTAGAGGGGTCTACAAAGCCTAGAGTCTAGCCCAAGACCAAGGTTTGCACACACCTGTCTTGATCCACTGAGGGCTAAAGTCAGTACGCAAACAAAAAAGACCAAAACCTCACAGTGGAATAAAATAGTATTGAAGAAATCAGGACAGAGGGAaaatagggaaaggaaaaatatttaactcCAGGAAGGATGAAGAAGAGAGGCAGGGTAATTAGCTGCTGCAGGGGGGAGGTTCAGATGGTGGAAACAGGGCTCAGAAGAGGAGATGGGGGAAAGCTGGAACAGATGGGAAGAGGCTCTGTGAGCACAGCCTTTAAGGCAGAATATCTGTGGATGGAGGCATTTGAGGAGGGGGCGAGGCTGGCATGGCTTGTAGAGACAATAACTGAGCTGAACCTGGGGTGACACCTATGAGAGAGAATGGGCTCCCCACAACCCCTCACAGGATGCGGACTGGCGGAGAGAAGTCAGTTGCAAGCCCTTGCCCACTCCCTTTTTTGCCATCACCCTGTGGGCAGTAGATTATTAACTTCCATGACTTTAGGTCACTCAAGGCAAGAGTCCAATCCTGACCAGGTCTAACTGCATCCTCCTCCACATTCTGCAGGTTAATTGTCTCCTCCAAGTCTCTGCTCCTGCCATTCTCTGGGCCTGGAATgcctttcctctccccctgcccccaccacccctctTTTGGCCCTGTACCTACCTCCTCTGTGCAGGGTTGGCTGTTCCCGACCTTGGCCATCTGCATTGCTCATTGGACCTCTGAATGACTTCCTTCCGTATATGTGTGAAACTGTGCACGTGTGCAGATAACAAGGGCAGAGATCCCGTTGTCCTATCAACTGACCTGAAAACTTCCCCACCTACAGAACCAAATGATGAGGTCCTGAAAGGACCCAGGCCATAGAGGCTGTCTTACTTAGGGAACTGGTATTAGAGGAAGACTCCTGTCCCTCTTTTAGAATACTCCTATCCTGATTTCTGGTCACCTGCCTACCTGAGTCCTCAGCTTCTCCATGCCCTGAATGCCCTAACTGGTCTCTATCCTCGAAGACCTGAGGCCTGTGGGAAATTCCAGCCTCATCAGAAGTATAGAATGTAACATCAGCACGGAGCCTAGTGTCAGGGCTGCCTGGAGTAGGCTTTGTTCCTGACCTATGTCCCAAGCCCTGCGGAATGCTGCCCTCAGAAACCTGGCATCTGCCAGCCCTGGAGTAGCCTAAATCACAACAATAAATCCTGACTTTAGCATCCTGTGAATAATGTGCAAAGTACTTTCACATCCGTCTTCCTGCTCCAACCCTACCTCAGTCCTGGGAGTTCGGTACCTTCTCTCAATGGCAGACACATGAGATACGTGAGGCCCAGAGGCCAAGTGATACACTCAGAGCCACTGTCCCCATGCTGAAGCATAACAGAGCCCCTCACTTTCTGATGCCATCACAGTATAATTGTTACCACGTGTCAAAGGTTTATTTAAGTTGTTAACAAAGGAACCAGAAGAATGGAAAACTGGTTCAGAGGaacatttgagagacagagatttgTGTCTTTAGGTGGAAAAGACCTGTTGAAATAAATTTGCTAAGATAAGAGGTGAAGCTGGTTAGCCTCCAGGACAATAAAACCATAACTTTTGTGGTTCTGTACTGGACTAAAAAACTTTGCACCTCTGCATACACACATCTACCTATTATATATGCAACTACAAGTGAGCGAGTAGTTTTACAAAGTCGGGACTCTAGTCAATAGTAAATTGTGAAACAGGGATTTAGTTTTACCTGAGAGAATTCTTAGTTGTTCAACCCTACCCCACAACAACATTGAAAAGATATACAGTCCTCCGTCTATGTCCAAGTTACAGATAATTTTTCATAACAGTTCAGAGCACGCTCTTCTGTGCTCACTCCTCCTGCCTAGTGCTCAGCCCTGAAATTTGCAATCTTGAGATCCATTGGCTCATCTGCTCTCGCGACCCACAGAGCTTTGTGCATGTCAGCTTTTGCAGCTGGCTGTGTGGACCTGCCCAGACAGGGCCTACTGGCTCCTGGGGCTGTGATATTTCTTGGTCCAGAGCAGCCTTTTCTGAGATGTCTTTTGTGCATAATAATAACactgttcaggggtgcctgggtggctcagtgagttaagcctctgcttttggctcatgtcatgatctcagagtcctgggattgagcccagaatcgggctctctgctcagtggggagcctgcttcctcctctctctctgcctgcctctctgcctacttgtgatctctctgtgtcaaataaataaataaaatcttttaaaaaaaagtaataataacacTGTTCACAGTGTGCTTTCCCACAGTTGACTTATTTAAACTCTGTGAGAATTCTAAGTGCTAGGCAGCTTGGCAAAACCCCTACCcttgaagatttaaaaaacccaaacacccAAAGGTCACATGATTGGAAGAGACACAACTAGGAAGTAGCAGAGCCCCAGCCTTGAACCCAAGGCCACATGCTTGTTTTCTGGGACTGCCTCCCTGCTCCACTGATATTTGGAGATGGACAGGGTGTTTCTGCCAGACTCCTTAACCCTCCCTTCCCTGTTACCTTTCTTTCTGCATCATCTCTTCTTGTGGTTCACCTATTCCCCTAAACCCAGCCCTCCCCCTCTCCGTGTTAGGAAAAATAGCTATCCTGAGTTCTCTTGCTTTAGGATCTAGCTGGGATTCTAATGGCTAGCTGCCTGAGGATGCTAATGACTTGTGAAGACCCTGAGGGGGTTTTGCATTTTCACAGATTTCCCTCCCTCTCATGAAGTGTCAGGGAGGTTTTCATAATACAGCCCATCTTCTCTGGCCTTACAGGTCGGACTCTGTTGTTCCTCTCACAGCTCACCACCCTCGGCAAGCATGATCACTATGTCTGTTTGTAGGGGAGAAACCAGCAGAAAGCTGAAATGAGTCACCCAAAGTCACGTAGCCAGTCAAGTGGAAGAGCAAGGACGTGGAAACAAAACTTGGGATTCTTTGCCTCTCACATCCTGGCACCTAGACGTGACCACTGCGTGAAGGTATGGTGTGGGAGGCCAAACCAGATACGAGGCAGGtgctggggaggggcgggggcaaATATAAAGAGACACTTAGGGGTTACTAAACCCAGAAGGCAGGGTTTAAAAATCTCTCCATCCCAGCCCACTGGCCCACTCTGAGAAGTCTGTCCTTCCAGAGAGAcgtagagacacacacacacacacacacacacacacacacactcacacacacacacacacacacacacacattattgcAGCAAGGAGCATTTTCCTGAGCTTCCATGGCAGCCTTGTAGCCCAACTCTCTGGGCTCCTTCTAGTCCTCCACACAATTTCTCCTTGCCCCCTATTCTGGAAGCCTTGCACCCCAAGCTTCCCTCTTGCTGGAAACTagtctgttgtgtgtgtgtgtgtgtgtgtgtttttaagattttatttatttgacagacagagatcacaagtaggcagagaggcaggcagagagagagagatgggaaagcaagctccccggtgagcagagagcccgatgtggggcttgatcccaggaccctgggatcatgacctgagctgaaggcagagactttaacccactgagccacccaggcacccctctgggtTGTATAGCCTGCCTGACAGAGGCAGGAGAAGCCAGAACTTCCCACATTCCACCCAGAGCCTACTTGCCTGCTTGCTTCCTCTCAGTCTGCTCATGTGGCAGCCAGAGCCATCCAATGAAGAGCCAGCCAGACCTCATCGCTTCTCCATTCAGAGACTTGGGTCATTCATTGCACTTGAGTGAAAGCCTCAGCCCTTTCAGGATCCCCTGCCCCATTTTCTCCCTCAGTTCATCTCTCACCACTCTCCCCCTGGGCTCATTGCTGTTCTTCAAACACACCACGCACACTCCAActtcaggacctttgcacaggtACCTGTGCCAGGCATACCTCCCTCACTTAGCTCCCTGGCTGACTGCCAACCTCCTACAGGCCTTTGCTCAGATGTCACCTTCATTCTGAGGACTTTCCTAACCGCCCCCCATCCCTTAAAATCTACCTTCCTCTCTGCATTTCTTACTCCCTTATTTTCCTCCATAACCTTTAGCATCATCTATCATGCTATACTTTTACTTCTTTAGTGTCTGTTTCCTCCTACTAAAACTTGAGCTccacaaaggcagagatttttgtctgttcaccaggacccagaacagTGACTAGAACACTtttttcgttgttgtttttttttttttttttaagattttacttatttgacacagagagagcaaaagcagggtggagcagcaggcagagggagcgagaaaagcaggcttctccctgagcagagagccagaggaggtgggactccatcccaggacgctgggatcatgacctgagccgaaggtagacacttaaccaactgagccgctcaCGCACCCCAGGGCTTAATTATTTAATGAATGGATGGTGCTCAATGTATGtcaaaagaaggaatgaatgaattgatCTATCAGAAGAAAAACTCCTCGGGGGCTGTCGGATTTCAGAGGAGTTTGGGCTGGGAGTGGGGCTGGGCAGGTGACCAGGGAAGACTTTCAGGGGGAGGTGATGAGCTGGGGGGTCCTTGGTACTTCCAGGGAAGAGTGGGATCTGATAACTGCAGCTCACAGGTCACTTCTCCGCCTTCAGTAGAGGGGAGGAGACTGGAGTTAGAAGCGCTAATCACCCCGTGAAGAATCACTCCTCTTGGTGGCTGAATACGCACAGGGCCTCTGTTTATTTATCTTTGGGCTCAAGCAGCTGGGCCTCTTTTTCACCCTAATTGCTCTGCTTCAGGCTGCTGTCATTTGCCAGGAATAAGGGTGACATGTTAATTGTGCTGGTAGGAGACACAGATGTCGGCAGAAAGGCCTCCTGTGAGCACCTGATCAGAGCATGGAATGCGGGACCCCCAAGGAGCGGTCTCTCCGGGCTCATCTCCACATGATTTGGCCCCAGCTGGAGTGGGAAGCATGAAAAGGAGGAGCCCCCCTCTCTGGTGACTCGCTTCAGCAACTAACAAAAGGTAAAGGAGGCCTTTCGTGGGGCTGCAAAGTCTTGGGCCAGGGTATAAACATTCTGTGCAACCCCTCCTTTGTGtggctggagggggagggaagtTCTGGGGTAGCGGGGAGAGGGGAGGCAAGTAACTTACCTAGAGACACACAGCAATGCTACACACCACCCTGAGCTAAAGCCCACTCCTCTGGAATCCTTTTCCCAGCACACCATGCTGCATCTCTGTGCTGCCCTCAGGACACCTGGAGGGCGCTTCCCCACAATGACCTGCCCTCCCTGATTCCAGACCTCCAACCTTACTGTTCCCAATAAGTCTCCCCCTCTGGCGTAGCATTGTTTTCAGCACCCTGCTTTCTTTCAGCTGACAGAGATGAAGGAATTGAGCTGTAATGGTTGCATCTGGGCACCCGGGCCCTTCACCATTTGATAACCCTAAGTGCAACCTGATGCCGTTGGCCAGGTATACTTCTCTTTCCAGTAACCTGTTTCCATTCTAACAGCGGC
Coding sequences within:
- the KBTBD13 gene encoding kelch repeat and BTB domain-containing protein 13 — its product is MPRAPEAPTVQVRVDDQLFQAERALLVEHCGFFRGLFRSGMLETRAAEVRLGALSAAGFHTTLQVLRGERPALAADEELLQAVECAAFLQAPALARFLEYSLTSDNCALLCDAAAVFGLHDVFHSAALFIRDGGRELAAELALPEARAYVAALRPSSYVAVSTHTPAPGFLEDASRTVCYLDEEEDTWRTLAALPLEASTLLAGVATLGNKLYIVGGVRGASKEVAELGFCYDPEGGTWREFPSPHQPRYDLALAGFDGRLYAIGGEFQRTPMSSVESYDPAAGCWSFVADLPQPAAGVPCAQARGRLFVCLWRPADTTAVVEYAVKADTWLQVAELRRPQSYGHCMVAHRDSLYVVRNGPKDDFLHCAIDCLNLATGQWTALPGQFVNSKGALFTAVVRGDTVYTVNRMFTLLYAIEGDTWRLLREKAGFPRPGSLQTFLLRLPPGTPGPVAPTTPEL